AAAAACAACAACTAGGCTAGCTAGTTATATGACTAggaaattgtatttgatttgataggCAAATCCTCAGTTGGCTAGATAGTTAGACAGAGAAGCCCATATGAGGTCTTGACTATGGAGAATACCTTTAACTAGCTATGGAAGCCAACTACCATTATGTTTTGCTACTTTACCTCCTTGCTCCAACATACACCCTCACCCTGCCTCTGGATTGATGACTTTACTAAACAGACTGGGTTCAAGTCTCCTGTGGGCCTTAAAACAGAATCATCCCAATGAGCTAAAGCCCACCAAACCACCCGTACTACACTTGTATTGATCCATGTCTCCTCTCatatctcctctccccatcccactctcctgtcctctactctgtccttctctcattctccgtctctctcctcctctcctgtcctctcctttgtccttctctcattctccgtctctctcctcctctcctgtcctctcctctgtccttctCATCTCCgtctttctcctctcattctccctttcctctgtcctcatctcttctcctccctcccaccaGATGCAGTTCATGCTGCTGTTCAGTCGGCAGGGGAAGCTGCGGCTGCAGAAGTGGTATGTTCCCCTGTCagacaaggagaggaagaagaTCTCCAGGGACCTGGTCCAGACCATTCTAGCCCGCAAGCCCAAGATGTGCTCCTTCCTGGAATGGAGGGACCTCAAGATCGTCTACAAGaggtcagagacagacagggttaatGGGGGGAAATGTGGACTCCATCTGAAAGGGTTGAGGTCAATTAAGGAAGGGAATTTCACAATCTTTGTTAAAGGTTTCACTTCCTGAAATTGCCTTATTTGAAAACGAAATTGATCTCAAACTCTACTCGCTAATGTCTCAAACCACTATACTACAATTATGCCAAGCTTCAGAAGTTTGTTTTTCAATAACACTTTCCTGCTAGGGAGGTACCCTTACTGTAACGGTTTGTTTTCAGTCAGGGTGCCATTTTGTTACTGCACTCAAACTTCTCAGAATGGTGAAGGCCGTCTGATGCTACAATATGATATGTTTGTCAGAATGTGGCCCAAGGCTAGTGCCTTTGTTGTTTATCCCTGTATTATCCTGTCTTCCAGACACACCAGCCTGTATTTCTGTTGTTTATCCCTGTATTATCCTGTCTTCCAGATACGCCAGCCTGTATTTCTGTTGTTTATCCCTGTATTATCCTGTCTTCCAGATACGCCAGCCTGTATTTCTGTTGTTTATCCCTGTATTATCCTGTCTTCCAGACACGCCAGCCTGTATTTCTGTTGTTTATCCCTGTATTATCCTGTCTTCCAGATACGCCAGCCTGTATTTCTGCTGTTTATCCCTGTATTATCCTGTCTTCCAGACACGCCAGCCTGTATTTCTGCTGTTTATCCCTGTATTATCCTGTCTTCCAGATACGCCCGCCTGTATTTCTGCTGTTTATCCCTGTATTATCCTGTCTTCCAGACACGCCAGCCTGTATTTCTACGTTTTATCCCTGTATTATCCTGTCTTCCAGATACGCCAGCCTGTATTTCTGCTGTTTATCCCTGTATTATCCTGTCTTCCAGATACGCCCGCCTGTATTTCTGCTGTTTATCCCTGTATTATCCTGTCTTCCAGACACGCCAGCCTGTATTTCTACGTTTTATCCCTGTATTATCCTGTCTTCCAGATACGCCAGCCTGTATTTCTGTTGTTTATCCCTGTATTATCCTGTCTTCCAGACACGCCAGCCTGTATTTCTGCTGTTTATCCCTGTATTATCCTGTCTTCCAGATACGCCAGCCTGTATTTCTGTTGTTTATCCCTGTATTATCCTGTCTTCCAGATACGCCAGCCTGTATTTCTGCTGTGCAGTGGAGGACCAAGACAATGAGCTCATCACACTGGAGATCATCCACAGATACGTAGAGCTGCTGGATAAGTACTTTGGCAGTGTGAGTTTTCATATTTCCCACTGCTGCTGTTCTCTGTGGTCCTGTTGGTGTTCATGACAGTGGCCATATTGTTCTCTCTGTGGTCCTGTTGGTGTTCATGACAGTGGCCATATTGTTCTCTCTGTGGTCCTGTTGGTGTTCATGAAAGTGGCCATATTGTTCTCTCTGTGGTCCTGTTTGTGTTCATGACAGTGGCCATATTGTTCTCTCTGTGGTCCTGTTTGTGTTCATGACAGTGGCCATATTATGTTAAAGCACCATTGCTTACCGCCTATCCAAATGATCAGATCTGTAAGAGAGGGAAGAAGTATACATGTTGTTATTGGAACAGGGTCTGGGTGTTCCCTGTGTCTAATGGAGCTGTTCAAATTGATTTACCATTTGGAATAAATACATTGTAAATGAGCTCTCACATTAAAAACAGTAAGAAAACATAGCCAAGGACAAGTACTTACAATGAGTTCCCTCTTGGTGTCTAATGTGTCTGTCTCCGTCTCAGGTGTGTGAGCTGGACATCATCTTTAACTTTGAGAAGGCATACTTCATCCTGGATGAGTTCTTGCTGGGAGGAGAGGCTCAGGAGACGTCCAAGAAGAACGTCCTGAAGGCTATAGAGCAGGCCGACCTGCTGCAGGAGGTAAGCCTCCCCACTGACCCTTAACCTCTGACCCcaactctaaccctgacctccaAGAAGAACGTCCTGAAGGCTATAGAGCAGGCCGACCTGCTGCAGGAGGTAAGACTCCCATCAGGGGGATCTGCTCTGTTCCTGACATCTCTGGGCTATGTCCTGGATGAGTTGGTGTTATGACGTATCTGGGCTATGTCCTGGATGAGTTGGTGTTATGACGTCTCTGGGCTATGTCCTGGATGAGTTGGTGTTATGACGTCTCTGGGCTATGCCCTGGATGAGTTGGTGTCATGACGTCTCTGGGCTATGCCCTGGATGAGTTGGTGTCATGACGTCTCTGGGCTATGCCCTGGATGAGTTGGTGTTATGACGTCTCTGGGCTATGCCCTGGATGAGTTGGTGTTATGACGTCTCTGGGCTATGCCCTGGATGAGTTGGTGTCACGACATCTCTGGGCTATGCCCTGGATGAGTTGGTGTCACGACATCTCTGGGCTATGCCCTGGATGAGTTGGTGTCACGACATCTCTGGGCTATGCCCTGGATGAGTTGGTGTCACGACATCTCTGGGCTATGCCCTGGATGAGTTGGTGTCACGACATCTCTGGGCTATGCCCTGGATGAGTTGGTGTCACGACATCTCTGGGCTATGCCCTGGATGAGTTGGTGTCACGACATCTCTGGGCTATGCCCTGGATGAGTTGGTGTCACGACAACGACATCTCTGGGCTATGCCCTGGATGAGTTGGTGTCACGACAGCGACATCTCTGGGCTATGCCCTGGATGAGTTGGTGTCACGACAGCGACATCTCTGGGCTATGCCCTGGATGAGTTGGTGTCACGACAACGACATCTCTGGGCTATGCCCTGGATGAGTTGGTGTCATGTCCTTTTTATCCATCTCTCTGACTCCTAGATGTAATTCTTGAATTGTTGAGATGATTTGCGTTAGAAGTGTTATTGTCTATAGTACTACTGTATTCAGTCTAATGTTATTCGTCTGGCAGCCTGTCGGTTGCATTGGTATTCCAGGCACTCCCACTGCCTGAGGCCACAGCCATATGACTGAACTATGGGAACCTCCCCAGGGTTGGCTGTCTGAGCTCTCACTGCCTCTATTCATAAAGAGGCCTTCACTCACTATTCAGTTCTCATTCATGACTACCTTAAGCATGAAACACTGGAGAATCAGACTGCCGATAGGTACGTATCACAGTAGAcggccgttccttctcttgctagaacaaaagacGTGCCGACCTAGTAGCGATGAACCTGCTGTTtctactttttttttattttcttctagAGCAAGTCTTTATATATTTTACGTCTAGCCAAGGAGTGTTTGCTTGAAGAAGGATTATTTTTGTTAGGTTTGATCATGTGCACTAGTTTATACAAGGCttggctgacaacgtcacgaaaaggcttcaatggggcagaagtctgtgttgttgtgattctggatggtcaGATTGCAGCTTCTGGTCATTGTTGCTAGCCATGTGGAAAAGAGTAGGTGGCTCATTTCGACTACTTTAATATTGTTCTATCAACAGACCTcggtgcttattatcggatgtattaggttacAAAACCCGACTTTTTAtatataatgttaatgatatgttcgagaaagaccccactgaacgattcagaacatgaagagtcatatttgtcttggtaaaatttATTTTATAGCATAAGGAAGTGAAATGCAATCACCAAAGCTCGTTTTCACCCACTTtgggcagagtgggtggacatCCTATGTATTTGAgtgacaacaagtgctcattttgcaaatgtatttatgttttcaataaacattggagaagaaatatagtttacatgttgtcaacaatctaatcAAAAGAAAACCATCATGCTCTAACAGAAGCTTGGCTGGTGCATAAAACCTGCGAATTCAGACAAAGAACAATGTAAGCCAACCACGTCTCTGCTAAACAACAAACCCATCTCGTAGTTAGCGTTAGCTTGCTGAGCCcggcagtcacacacacatcataTGAAACGAATGAGGTGGTAAGTGCAacacaatgcacacaacactaaatgcTTTACCAAGCTGTCTATCTGGCCACTGTCGCTAGTaacattataattaaatcacaatggattcgATTCCATGAAGCAGCTGCCTGTAGCTGGCTGCTGAGAGTCACTTTACCTAGCTAGCACATCATGCTAACCATTTAGCtgacgttagccagctagctaaaagtCTATATACGGGCTGTATGCGATTATAgcgagtaaaaaaataaataataatattgctagttatctagctgtgttcatctggctagtatcaacaagggctttctacaaCAATAGCAACGTTAgtgcagctagctaacgttgactAAACTTGACCATAAAGCAACACACACGGACATCCATTGCCAAACAAtgctactgccaccttctggtttggagtattttgacgaggctgagtggctgacgacttcaaggtctttgctgtgtgacaaccctgttcagaggtgctaagtactgtcgGCAGGCGAACGGTTGACAATCCTACCGTGTGTCTGAGCTATTATTGATGAAAGACCTTTATTAATAGACCAATTTGAAGCCACAACTAATCAGTCTGGATTGGACATTTGGTGCCTTTCCTTTATTGCTAATTTAGACCACAGGAGGTTAGTGGCACctaaattggggaggacgggctcgtggtaatggctggagcggaatggtatcaaacacatggtctgATGCCCTTCCATTTGCAGCCAATATAATGAGCCGTCCTCACCTCCACTGATTTAGACCAACTGCTCTAGCGTCAGTTGTATTGAAAAAGTGCTTTTCTCTCCTTTCTGTGCTTCACCTCCTGCTAGGATGCCAAAGTAAGTGTTACTGTTACATTTACCaaggggtgcaactttcactggggacaggggggacatccccccccctcccctcccccacacatattctgaaattgcatttttgtccacctcccagttttatcattggaatgtgatacaaatcaaggcaacggtgtgctttaggaccatgcggacgcctccgagaggtcgggtaggctgttttggagtgtttatccgacaaaaaaaatacaaattaataaTACTTATGTCCCcctcacttctaaaaccaaagttgcacccctgcaTTTACCTGATATGCATTGTTTAATAGTAGCGTTGGAGCAGTTACTCAAGTCATTGCATTTAGGCTACATGCTCTTGCTTAGTCTCCACAAAGACCTTTTTCTTGTATGCACTCCACTCCATAAACCAATTAAACTCTGGTCCATCTTCAGAGACTGGCTGCAGTGCCTTATCCATCTCAACTATCCTCTTTTCTGTTACCTTAGGAAGCTGAAGCCCCACGGAGTGTCCTGGAGGAGATCGGCCTGACATAAACTCCCGCCCTCCATCACTGCCCCAaccatctccctctctttactctctctctctcttcacagggCCCAcacatctttctttctctctctccccctcttgttcttgctctctctctcctttaatgTGTAGTGGTGTTGTCTTGTACTAAAACTCTATGATGTTGCTAATATTACTTGTGCCAACTGTCTGTTCCTTTTTTGTACCATGCCTCGTCTACACCCGCTGTCACCTTTTTGAAACCCCTATGGTATATGTAGCCAGTAGCCACAAACTACACCAATAATAACATATCTCACCCACCTTCCTTAAGTCAGTGTTTTGTTGTACATGTCCATGATGGCCACTTTAACTTCAGTCTAGACAATGGAAAACAATTCAAAGTATTTCATAAAGAGTAAGATAAACCCCATGTTACTTGAATGGGATTTTCACAAGTAAAGTAAGCAAAGCGATGTCAGTATTTTTAAAGAAGTGTTACAGTTAAAAGTATTCATGTTCATTCTTTCATTGTTTGACCAAAGAACACTGTGTTATAATCATTCTATAGTTTTGAAGATAAATGGTGTTTAGGGAAAAATATGCGCTCTCtctcagggttggggtcaattccattccatttcaattcagaaagtaaaatTGACCATTTCAATTTTTACTCACTGAAAAGCATGGAAGGACATTTGCATTGGAATATCAGTGTattcctgaattgaaatggaattgaccccagccTTGTTCTGTGTAGCCCGAGTCCCAGATCTTTGTGCTGTCTTGCTACGGCCTATGTCGTTCCATATGTTCAGTTGGAAAGACCGCACAAACACAACTGGGACTCAGCCCACTCTGCATGCTTTACAAAGGCAAGGGAAGACTAACACCAGTGCAAATGAACAAGAAGGGATTCTGTTACTAATCAAACTTCTATTCATCACACAATGCTTTAACTGTCAATGAAAATGCATTTAGGGAACTTGTTTCGTAGCCTGGTTCTGAACTGAATTGTTCTGTTCATTAAGTGAAGCGATCTTCAAACTGACCTATTCAGTTTGGATTCAGCCAGGCTACTTGTTATGAGGAAGGTTGTGACAATTGAAGCACAAATCATGAGGTACTCCCACTACATCACTGCCTGTGCTTAGTGCACACAGACATGACCAGTTGTTATTGAACTGTTTACAAAAACCGTGGGTTAAGGAAGCCTAAACCTATTGCAATTTCCTGTCTACCGTACATCAGACTGCTCAGGCAATCCTTTACCAATGACTAGAATGGTGTCCTGTTAGGACATTTTAATGTTCTCTGTATCTGTCAGCTTGTACTGTATTTGCTCTTTAACTGTGGttacatccaaaatggcaccctattccctacatagtgcactacttttggccagagcctatgaagaagtgcactatatagggaatagggcgccatgtCTTGCTCCTGTGTACCTTATGAATCATCTCATAGTattgcatttttattttttatttttaacacagCCAACATTGTCACTACTTTAGTTCTCTCAAACACCGCAAATCATTAACAATAAATGTCTCTGGCTTATCAGAATGGTTGTTTGGCCTTTTTTGCTTTTTTCCACAGAAAATGTCTCAAGTGTGTGTGCAAGAAACAAGGTTCAATTCGAGGTCAAAGAGCAAATGCTCTCGAGTTACTTTTTGCAATAAAAATATACATTATGTATAAAAAAATTTACACAATGGTCACATCTTACATTTGGAACAAACTAACATTCGTGAAAGCTAGGTTGAGCAGTGAACATTGAAATGAAATCAGTCAATGCATAAACAGAAGTGTACCCTTCAAAATGGCCATAGCAGTCACAGTGAAGTCCATAGAGAACACTCATTTAATTCAACTATGGTTCATCATCGTCAGGGGAATCAGGCAGCGTCTCAGGTCGCTCCTGTTCACATTCCTCTTCAGGCACACTGGGTGGAGAGGGAGACTCCTGCTTGAGCAAGATACTATGGAGGTCTGGAGAGAGTGCGTTTGCCTCAGGAGTACTGTTGTCCGTGTCCCCAGGAGTCTGAGTGATGTTGTCCACATTCCCAGGGCTAGGAGAAGGGACAACAGGTGAACAGGGAGCCTCTTCCTTGACCTGGGTCTGGATGTCTGAAGTGACTGCATTATCAAGAGTCTCAGACTCACACTTAGGCAACAGACTAAGTATCGCATTTGCCCTAGCAGTCTCCTGGGTAGCGTTGACTACATCATGAGGAGTCTGGGTACTGCTGTCTACATCATCAAGGTTTGGAGAGGGTTTCTCATTCCCTGACTCTGCAGATGAACTCTGACCCCCAAACGACTGATTATTTTTGTCTCTCCTGCGTTTTCTCTTGCTCTTCTTCTTTTTGCTTTTTTTGGAGTGTTTGTGGCGTGATGGAGTTGTGGCGCTGCTGTCGTCGGCCGGCTGCTTGTCTTCTTGGGATGTTTTCTTGGGGCTCCCACGTCTCTTCCTCTTGGAGGACTCTTTGGGGCTGGCTGATCTGGATCTCCTGTGGGACGTCCCCCTACTAGACTCTGTGGGTGAACCCCTCCgcccctctctcttgctcccatACCGCATGTCTCTGTCCCTACTCCTGTCCCtactcctgtctctgtccctactcctgtctctgtccctactcctgtccctgtccctcctATCTCTGTCCCTACTCCTCGACCTGGGTCTGGCACTGGTACGACTGATCCAGGACCTGTCACTCTGAACACTGGCTCTCCTTTGGGCTATTctactctccctgctcctctcccccCGTCGGCTCTGTGACCTCTCAGTCCAGGAGGAGCGGTTACTCCTCTCAGAGAACCGGCCCCCAGCGAAAGACCCGGTACCCCCTCCTCCCCGGTCGGGGGACATGTGCAGGTCCCTGTCCGCCTCCCAGAACTCGTTTCCAGGGTTACGATACACGTGCAGGAAGTTGCAGTGCTTTCCTTTCGGACACTTCTGTCGGTCAAACAAACCTGCGGAGGAACACCGTGATCAAACAAATACTAGGGGCTTTATTGATAATATACACAACTTATGACTAGCATAAGTCTGTAAAAATCAGTGTAGGTAGGTGTATTGTAGTTCTCAGATTTCCTTTTTTGTTCCATTCACTCACCACATATAGCAGTCTTCCATCTGGTGACGGGAGAGAACTCACACTGGAGCTGTTTACCAGCGTACCATCTTCCATTGAACATCATGAAGGCCTCTCTGCACTGCTCCTCGCTAAAGAAACAGACAGCAAAGACAAAATGAAGACTGTAAAGATACACTACTTTATTACTCAGAATTGAGGAACACCGTTGGTTCTTCACCTACAAAACTTATCAGACCATTTTTCATAAGTTGCTTAGTTTACTTACGTATCAAACTGGACATAAACATTTCCTCTCAAATGTGGCTCGAAGTTGCAGCtgacctgaagagagagagagagagagaaaacgagagaggAGTTTGATTCATTGCCCCTCAGAGTGGATAGGTCTCATTTCCATTGACGCACTCCTTCCAGTCCAGCATCATCATGTTCACCTTAAACTGCACCACCTTGCCAGCGGTCCTGAACTCAGGAAGTACGTCCTCGTAGAAATCCACAAACTGCTGTTGCACCTCCTCCTCGCTGTGCTCCAGACAGGCGTCTGTATCATAGTCGTCCCGTGACCTCTGGTCCATCCCGAAAGTCGCAAACATCCCCCGGATCATCAGAGTAGGGCTGGACGGGGGGTGGACATGCTTACGAGAGCACCTGACCAATCAGGTAAGCAAGAGAAGAGTTCATTAGTTGAACGCTAATGTAAAGAGAATATGGTATACAAATGACTGTGTACTGTGCAGTATTCTGAAAGATGAGCCTCATTTGAGGAGAACTAATATGAAATAGCTTCCCAGGACTCCCTGGAAAATGGTGGTGGACTATCCtagctaaaaaataaataataataataattattattattgtaaataagaatgtggtcctctgtagcccaattggtagagcatggcgcttgtaacgccagggtagtgggttcgatccccgggaccacccatacgtaaaaatgtatgcacacatgactgtaaatcgctttggataaaagcgtctgctaaatggcatattataataatagtacaattattttattttttaatgaaaTGTCTTTCCGATTTAGAACCATTACCAACCTGTCGCCGAAGCGGCAGGCTCCAGTTTTGAGGAAGAAGGGGCAGTTAGCCCGGTCTTGCTCCGTGCCAAAATCTGGAGCCTCAGGGTTTCTCCAGGGACCCCCATTCTCCAGCTACACTCAAAACAGGAAGTAGAATAGGTTTGTTTCTTTAATAATTGCAAACTCATCCTTGTGTAAAATCTAACCGGTTTACAGAAAATTGTCCATCAA
This portion of the Coregonus clupeaformis isolate EN_2021a chromosome 24, ASM2061545v1, whole genome shotgun sequence genome encodes:
- the ap1s2 gene encoding AP-1 complex subunit sigma-2 isoform X1, whose protein sequence is MQFMLLFSRQGKLRLQKWYVPLSDKERKKISRDLVQTILARKPKMCSFLEWRDLKIVYKRYASLYFCCAVEDQDNELITLEIIHRYVELLDKYFGSVCELDIIFNFEKAYFILDEFLLGGEAQETSKKNVLKAIEQADLLQEDAKEAEAPRSVLEEIGLT
- the ap1s2 gene encoding AP-1 complex subunit sigma-2 isoform X2, giving the protein MQFMLLFSRQGKLRLQKWYVPLSDKERKKISRDLVQTILARKPKMCSFLEWRDLKIVYKRYASLYFCCAVEDQDNELITLEIIHRYVELLDKYFGSVCELDIIFNFEKAYFILDEFLLGGEAQETSKKNVLKAIEQADLLQEEAEAPRSVLEEIGLT
- the zrsr2 gene encoding U2 small nuclear ribonucleoprotein auxiliary factor 35 kDa subunit-related protein 2: MAASMPSAVSAPSLGQKRRASLKKKQRRKRKRQALAKAQVRESGENGEDDSPSEQEDDEEERKAEEERQRLEQEWLERERLAQQEFRLRWEREETARKRQAEEEARIKEEWEAQQRREEEEKEQKQQEKRDREEAVQKMLDQAESQLENGGPWRNPEAPDFGTEQDRANCPFFLKTGACRFGDRCSRKHVHPPSSPTLMIRGMFATFGMDQRSRDDYDTDACLEHSEEEVQQQFVDFYEDVLPEFRTAGKVVQFKVSCNFEPHLRGNVYVQFDTEEQCREAFMMFNGRWYAGKQLQCEFSPVTRWKTAICGLFDRQKCPKGKHCNFLHVYRNPGNEFWEADRDLHMSPDRGGGGTGSFAGGRFSERSNRSSWTERSQSRRGERSRESRIAQRRASVQSDRSWISRTSARPRSRSRDRDRRDRDRSRDRDRSRDRDRSRDRSRDRDMRYGSKREGRRGSPTESSRGTSHRRSRSASPKESSKRKRRGSPKKTSQEDKQPADDSSATTPSRHKHSKKSKKKKSKRKRRRDKNNQSFGGQSSSAESGNEKPSPNLDDVDSSTQTPHDVVNATQETARANAILSLLPKCESETLDNAVTSDIQTQVKEEAPCSPVVPSPSPGNVDNITQTPGDTDNSTPEANALSPDLHSILLKQESPSPPSVPEEECEQERPETLPDSPDDDEP